The DNA region CCGACCTCTGATATAAAGGACTGCTTCTCTTACCTCTTTCAAGCTTGGCGAACGATCCAAAAAATATTCTTTCAAGTCTTTATAAGACAAATTGGGTGCACCTTTTTTCTTTAAAGAAAAACAAACGCGGGTGATAATCAAACTCCCTACACCCAACTCTTTAAAAATACTTCCTCGATAAGAAAAACGGCAATCCCCCTTGGAAAGTTTTTTGATTTTATTGTCTGCCCTATCAAAAACTTCAACCCAAGAAAGATGGTTTTTGATTTCGGATCCGTAAGCGCCGATGTTTTGGACTGGCGCCGCTCCAACCGTGCCGGGAATTCCGGACAAATTTTCCAAACCATAAAGACCCCTTGAGACTGATTGTTCAACAAGTTTGTCCCAAGACTCACCAGCTGAAGCCACAACATCAATCTCCTCGTCACGTCCTAACCATTCAATTCCCTTGAGACTGATTTTTATAACAAGACCCGGAAAACCGTTGTCCGAGACTAGAATGTTTGAACCGCCACCTAAAACAAGAACCGGCAATCCTTTCTCTTTGGCAAATTGAAGTACGTCTGGCAATTCATCTACCAAATTTATCTCTGCGAAATATCTTGCTTCGCCACCTGTTTTAAAAGTATTGAAAGATTTAAGAGATACGTTTTCCTTTATCATAAAACAACGCCAAGTCATGACCGGCCGCTGCGAGCTCCAAAACAAATGTCTTATATGAGTGCTAACGGCCGGCCATGACTTGGCACAGTCATTATAGTATAACAAAACAAGCATAAACGAACAAAAGGGTACGAAAAACCCGCCGTGAAGCGGGGTTTTCGCAGACATTCGTTTATTTTGGAGTGCGCTACGCACTCACACTTCTCTAGTATATCAGAAAACAAAAAAAATGCAACTAATTTGCCAAGAGCCCGGCTCCCCTGCCGGCTCGAATCTCGGAAATG from Candidatus Paceibacterota bacterium includes:
- the murB gene encoding UDP-N-acetylmuramate dehydrogenase codes for the protein MIKENVSLKSFNTFKTGGEARYFAEINLVDELPDVLQFAKEKGLPVLVLGGGSNILVSDNGFPGLVIKISLKGIEWLGRDEEIDVVASAGESWDKLVEQSVSRGLYGLENLSGIPGTVGAAPVQNIGAYGSEIKNHLSWVEVFDRADNKIKKLSKGDCRFSYRGSIFKELGVGSLIITRVCFSLKKKGAPNLSYKDLKEYFLDRSPSLKEVREAVLYIRGRKFPDLNKFGTAGSFFKNPIVSREKLESILKNYPDLPYFENQSGEFKIPAAWILDKVFNLRGKIFGQVEFFKDQPLVVVNLGEALSSEIKNTTDKIIKDVKEKTGITLEREIILVGEFDF